A stretch of DNA from Campylobacter concisus ATCC 51562:
TTATTATCACTTATATGTAGAAATTTGTAACGTTTTACTTAGACATTTAAACATCTAAACTCTTTTAATCTTAGATACCGCAAACAAAAATATGATAAGTCCGCTTGTGGCAAAAAAACTACCGACATTGCCGATATTTTGCTCGCCTAAATGAACTATCGTTTGATGCCCTATTAGCGCCCCTGCTCCGATGCCTATGTTATAAATAGCCGAAAATATCGCCATTGCAGCATCAGTTGCATTTGAGGCTAAATTTAGCACTTTTATTTGAAAACTCATATTTACACCAGCTATGCCAAGCCCCCAAATAAAGGCCAAGACTAGCATTAAAACTTCATTTTTAGCAATAAAATTTAACACAAGCAAGCAATATAAAATAAGCATGATAGAAATTGCAGAAAATGCATTTGGAATAAGCTTATAAAATTTAGAGAAAAGCAGGCTTGCAACTACACCAGCAACGCCAAATATAAGCAAGAATATTGTGATAAATTTTCCATCAAAGCCACTGATATCTTTTGCAAATGGCTCAATGTAGCTATAGGTGCTAAAATGCGCGCTTATGATAATTGCAGTTAGTAAAAATACGACCATTAAAAGGCCATTTCTTGCAAGCTTAGGCAAGCTTTTAAGCGAGCCTGAGTTCTTACTTGGCAGAAGTGGCAAAATTTTATATAGCCAAGCTCCAACACCAACAGCAAAAATTCCGATCAGCCCAAAGGTCACACGCCAACCAAGCGCATCACCTAAAATTCTTCCAAGTGGCAGACCAAGTATCATCGCTAGCGATGTGCCAAGAGCTAGTAATCCAAGAGCTTGCGAGCTTTTATTTATCGGTGCTAACCTAACAGCAAGTGAAGCAGTGATAGCCCAAAAAATGGCATGGGCAATAGCTATCATCAACCGAGCAATAGTTAAAATTTTAAAATTCCAAGCAAAGGCACAAAGCGTATGAGCTACAACAAATACGATAAAAACTTTTAAAAGAAGAGATCTTCGTTCTAAATTTGCAGTTAAAAGCATAAGCGGTAAAGAGAGTATAGTGACGCTCCACGCATAAATCGTGATGATAAGACCGGTATCAGCCGTGCTCATATCAAAATCTTTTGCAATATCACTTAAAAGTGGCACTGGAACAAACTCAGTAGTGTTAAATATAAAAGCACAAAAAGCAAGAGCTATAACCCTTAAATAGGCTATCCTATGAACACTTATCAAATTTTATCCTTATTTTTTCATTACGGTAATGGAATTTTGCTTAAAGTTGGTAATTTAAAAGGCAAAATTCTCAGAATTTATTAATGACATAGATTAATAGTAGATTTTGGAAACTAGCTCTATAATAAAAGATTTTTAAAAATCGTAAGAAAATTTAAGGCGGAAAAATGGCTAAAATAATGAAAACTATGGACGGAAACGAGGCTGCGGCGCACGCGGCTTACGCATTTACGGAGGTTGCGGGCATCTACCCGATCACCCCTAGCTCGCCGATGGCTGATTACACCGATATGTGGGCGGCTCAGGGCAAGAAAAATCTATTCGGCATGCCAGTTAAAGTCGTCGAAATGCAAAGCGAAGGTGGAGCCGCGGGTACCGTGCACGGCTCGCTGCAAGTAGGCGCGCTAACTACGACATACACGGCTTCGCAAGGGCTTTTGCTAAAAATCCCGAATATGTACAAAATCGCAGGCCAGCTACTACCCGGCGTCATCCACGTGAGCGCGCGCTCTATCGCGGCCCAGGCGCTTTCTATCTTTGGCGATCATCAGGATATTTATGCCTGTCGCCAGACGGGATTTGCTATGCTAGCAAGCGGCTCCGTGCAAGAGGTCATGGATATCGCGGGTGTCGCGCATCTAGCGGCTATCAAGGGTCGCGTGCCATTTTTGCACTTTTTCGACGGATTTCGTACGAGCCACGAGATACAAAAGATCGAGGTGCTTGACTACGCGCACTTTGATAGGCTTCTTGACCGTGAGGCGCTGCAAAAATTTAGAGACGAGGCGCTAAGCCCCGAAAGTCCGAAGACTCGCGGCACGGCTCAAAACGACGACATCTACTTCCAGACGCGCGAGCTAGCCAACCGCTACTACGACGCGGTGCCTGATATAGTGGCCGAGTATCTAAAAGAAATTTCAAAAATCACGGGACGCGATTATAGACCGTTTAATTATTACGGCGATCCGCACGCTACGCGCATCGTGGTCGCGATGGGTTCGGTAACGCAAACTCTAGAAGAAGTGGTCGATCACCTACGCGCAAAGGGCGAAAAGGTGGGCGTGCTAAAGGTGCATCTATATCGTCCGTTTAGCCTAAAATACCTCTTTGACGTGATGCCTGAGACGGTAGAAAAGATCGCCGTGCTAGACCGCACGAAAGAGCCTGGAAGCCTCGGCGAGCCGCTATATCTGGACGTCAAGGCGGCGTTTTACGGACGCAAAAATCAGCCCGTGATCGTGGGCGGCCGCTACGGCCTAAGCTCAAAAGACGTCGATCCGGCTCAGATGCTAGCCGTCTTTGAAAATCTAAATTTAGAGGGGCCTAAAAACGGCTTTACCGTCGGTATCGAAGACGACGTGACCTTCACCTCGCTAAAAGTCGGCGAGAAAATTTCGCTAAGTGACGAGAGCGTGAAAGAGTGCCTATTTTACGGCCTTGGCGCGGACGGTACCGTTGGGGCGAATAAAAACTCCATCAAAATCATCGGCGATAAAACCGAGCTTTACGCGCAGGCGTATTTTGCCTACGACAGCAAAAAATCCGGCGGCTACACGCGCTCGCACCTGCGTTTCGGTAAAAACCCGATCCGCTCGACCTACCTCGTCTCAAATCCTCACTTCGTAGCCTGCTCGGTTGCGGCGTATCTTGAAATTTACGACGTCATAGACGGTATCCGCGAGGGCGGGACGTTCCTGCTAAACTCGATCTGGGACGCCGAGCAGACGGTCGCTAAATTGCCGAATAAAGTAAAGAAAATTTTAGCCACTAAAAAGGTAAATTTCTACATCATCAACGCTACCAAGCTAGCTCGCGAGATCGGGCTAAAAAACCGCACGAACACCATCATGCAGTCGGCGTTTTTTAAACTTGCAGACATCATCCCGTTTGCCGACGCGCAAAAATACATGAAAGAGTACGCGCACAAAGCCTACGCCAAAAAAGGCGAAGCGATCGTAGAGATGAACTACAAGGCTATCGATATGGGCGCAGACGGGCTGGTTAAGGTCGCGGTCGACCCTAGCTGGGCAAATTTGACGGATGACGCGAGCGCGGAGGAAAAATACGTCGGCGATGAATTTATAGAAAAAATCGTTAAACCTATAAACGCTGCCAGGGGCGATAGCTTGCCCGTTTCAGCGTTTGTGGGCTTTGAGGACGGACACTTTAAATCAGGCACCACGCAATACGAAAAACGCGGCATCGGCGTAATGGTGCCAAAGTGGATCGAGGGCAACTGCATCCAGTGCAATCAGTGCGCCTTCGTCTGCCCGCACGCGGTGATTCGCCCGTTTCTAATCGACGAAAACGAACTCGCCGCCGCGCCGCAAACCGTACAAGATCACGTCCTAGACGCCAAGGGCAAAGAGGTAAAAGGGCTAAAATACAAAATCCAAGTGAGCCCGCTTGACTGCACGGGCTGCGAGCTGTGCGCTCAAATTTGCCCGAGCAAGGAAAAATCGCTCGTCATGGTGCCGCTAGCCGAGGAGATGGAGTGGCACGAGCAGGAAAACGCCGATTATTTGTTTAAAAAAGTAACCTACAAAGACGATCTGATGAGCAAAGATAGCGTCAAGGGCGTGGGTTTTGCGCAGCCGCTATTTGAGTTTCACGGCGCGTGCCCGGGATGCGGCGAGACGCCTTATATCGGGCTTGTCACAAGACTATTCGGCGACCGCATGATCGTGGCAAACGCCACCGGTTGTAGCTCGATCTACGGCGGTAGCGCGCCTTCGACGCCTTATACGACGAACAAAGAGGGCAAGGGCGTAGCGTGGGCGAACTCGCTGTTTGAGGATAACGCGGAGTTTGGCATGGGTATGAACGTCGCGGTAGAGACGCTTCGCCACCGCATAGAAGACGTGATGCTACGCACCAAAGACGCCGCGCCAAATGCCCTAGCCGCGCTATACTCCGACTGGATCGCGCATAAAAACGACGGCGAGAAAACGACGCAAATAGCTAAAATTTTAATGCCGATTTTGGAGCAAAATTTAGACGTAGAGGGCGTAAAAGAAATTTTAGAGTTAAAAAGATACCTCGTCAAAAAATCTCAGTGGATCATCGGCGGCGACGGCTGGGCGTACGACATCGGCTTTGGCGGTCTTGACCACGTGCTAGCTAGCGGTGAAAACGTAAACGTGCTCGTACTTGACACCGAGGTCTACTCAAACACCGGCGGTCAAAGCTCAAAATCCAGCCGCGCTGGCTCCATAGCGCAGTTTACTGCTAGCGGCAAGCCGATGCAGAAAAAGGATCTGGGCTACATCGCGATGACCTACGGAAATATCTTCGTCGCTCAAATCAACTCAAACGCCAGCCAAGCAAACACGATAAAAGCCATCGCCGCAGCCGAAGCCTACGACGGGCCTAGCCTCGTGATAGCGTATTCGCCGTGTATCGCGCACGGTATAAAAGGCGGCATGGCCTACTCCGGCGGTCAAGGCGAGCTAGCGACCAAGTGCGGCTACTGGCCGACCTACGTCTACGATCCGCGCCTAATCAAAGAGGGCAAAAATCCGCTCAAAATGACCTCAAAAGAGCCCGACTGGTCGCTTTACGAGGAGTTTTTGCTAAACGAGGTTCGCTACAACTCGCTTAAGAAAACCAACCCTGAGCACGCGGACGAGCTGCTGGCTAAAAATAAGGCCGACGCGCAAAGACGCTATCGTCAGCTAAAACGCCTAAGCTTGGCTGATTTTAGCGACGAGATCGAGTCTAGCGCGCCTGAAAGCGCCGAGGATACCTCTGCCGGCACCGCAACCGAGTAAGGAGCAAATTTCTCTTGTCTAAATTTGGTGGGCGAGGGAAAATATCTGTAAATTTAGCCGCTAGTTCGGGCGGTTAAATTTGCTTTCAAATTTGAAAATTTTAAATTTAACGCGGCAAATTTAAAAGGCGCAAAATGAGTCAAAGACATCCTTTTAAACCGATTTTTGATAAAAACTCTAAAATTTTAATCCTCGGCTCCTTTCCCTCCGTTATTTCTCGTAAATTTGGCTTTTACTACGCAAATCCGCAAAATCGCTTTTGGCGGGTGCTGGCTGGGATTTTAAACGCTCCGCTGCCAGGAAGCACGGATGAAAAGATAGATTTTCTACTTGCCAGCCGTATCGCCATCTACGACGCTGCTATCTCGTGCGAGATAAAGGGTTCGAGTGATGCCAAAATGACCGCCGTCGAGCCCGCAAATTTAGAGCCGATTTTTAGCGGAGCGCGCATAGCGCAGGTTTTTTCAAACGGCGGCAAAGCCCACGAAATTTGCGAAAAATACCTAAAAGCTCAAATTCTAAACGCAACGGGCAAACCGCCCCTCAAACTACCCTCTACTAGCTCCGCAAACGCAAATTTTGGCTTTGAAAGGCTCGTGCAAGATTGGGCAGTCGTCGCGGAGGCGCTAAAAGACGGATAAATTTTATCTATCTAAATTTATATCACAAATGACAAAATCTAAAATAAAATCGCCTCCAAAATTTTAAGAAGCGAGCAAATTTAAAAAGGCTTGTTCGCTTTATTGCCGCAAATGGCGGCATAAGCCACTAGCTAGGCACTAAAGAATTTCTACGTGCAGTTTTTGTAAGAGAGTAGATGACGAGTAGCATAATAAAAATATAAAGCAAATTTGCGCTTTTTTGTATTGATTGCATTGCTTCATCGTATTTTAGAGCATTTAGAGCTTTTTCATACGATTTTTTAGCGGTTTCATGTAAATTTTTGCAGCTAGCATTATAATCCATGGGTTTCTTTGAATATTTTATGTATTTTTTCACAAAATCAATTAAAGGAGTATTTGTTCTACTATTATCCAATCTTTCTAAAATTATTTTTCTATTTTTAACTATAAAATTGATCTTATGTTCTGCTTTTGTATTGGTAAAATTTGCATCCAGAAGCATATCGTCCAAGCCATCATTATTGTATTTTATTATGTATTCTTCAAATTTGCTTTCAGCTATTTTTTCTGATGTAAAAATACCAATAAACGGCGTTATTAATACAGGTTTATCCAAAAAAATAGCCATAAAAATTAAATATGTCATAAAACGCACAAAACTAAATCTAAATAAATAAAACGATAAAGCATATAATGTCACATATAAAAGTATAAAAACAATAACATAAATAGAATAGTCAAAAGCATTAACTAAGCCTGGTGTAATGAAAATGATATATGCAAAAATTCCTATCGACGCAGTTGCCCACAGTATTTTATACTCCACTACAAAATACAATAAACATGTTAGTAGTCCAATTAAAAAAATAAGCAGCAACAATATCACCAATATTTTAGGACTATCAATCATTACTTTCAACAAAAAATCATCTAGAAACAAAAAAGATAATCCATACATGGCAATAGTTAGAATAGTAAAGTTTATTATCTTAAATAAATTTGTGTGATGATCACTGGTATTTCTATATAATTTTAGCATTATCAAATCTAAAAAGAGCTCGATACGACTTTTGCTTTTGGGCTTGGCTTCTACTTCATCGATAGATTTTACTTCTTTACTATTTTCACTATTTTTATCCTTTGCATTTTCAAGAGTAAATTCTAATTCTAGTTCTTTGCAGTACAGTTCTAGGCGGTGAAACAAGCTTGCGTCTAGGGCATTGCCTTTGTTGTTTAAAGCGTGTTTCATGAGTCTAAACCCGTCCCTAAAATCATTTAT
This window harbors:
- a CDS encoding sugar transporter, whose protein sequence is MISVHRIAYLRVIALAFCAFIFNTTEFVPVPLLSDIAKDFDMSTADTGLIITIYAWSVTILSLPLMLLTANLERRSLLLKVFIVFVVAHTLCAFAWNFKILTIARLMIAIAHAIFWAITASLAVRLAPINKSSQALGLLALGTSLAMILGLPLGRILGDALGWRVTFGLIGIFAVGVGAWLYKILPLLPSKNSGSLKSLPKLARNGLLMVVFLLTAIIISAHFSTYSYIEPFAKDISGFDGKFITIFLLIFGVAGVVASLLFSKFYKLIPNAFSAISIMLILYCLLVLNFIAKNEVLMLVLAFIWGLGIAGVNMSFQIKVLNLASNATDAAMAIFSAIYNIGIGAGALIGHQTIVHLGEQNIGNVGSFFATSGLIIFLFAVSKIKRV
- the nifJ gene encoding pyruvate:ferredoxin (flavodoxin) oxidoreductase translates to MAKIMKTMDGNEAAAHAAYAFTEVAGIYPITPSSPMADYTDMWAAQGKKNLFGMPVKVVEMQSEGGAAGTVHGSLQVGALTTTYTASQGLLLKIPNMYKIAGQLLPGVIHVSARSIAAQALSIFGDHQDIYACRQTGFAMLASGSVQEVMDIAGVAHLAAIKGRVPFLHFFDGFRTSHEIQKIEVLDYAHFDRLLDREALQKFRDEALSPESPKTRGTAQNDDIYFQTRELANRYYDAVPDIVAEYLKEISKITGRDYRPFNYYGDPHATRIVVAMGSVTQTLEEVVDHLRAKGEKVGVLKVHLYRPFSLKYLFDVMPETVEKIAVLDRTKEPGSLGEPLYLDVKAAFYGRKNQPVIVGGRYGLSSKDVDPAQMLAVFENLNLEGPKNGFTVGIEDDVTFTSLKVGEKISLSDESVKECLFYGLGADGTVGANKNSIKIIGDKTELYAQAYFAYDSKKSGGYTRSHLRFGKNPIRSTYLVSNPHFVACSVAAYLEIYDVIDGIREGGTFLLNSIWDAEQTVAKLPNKVKKILATKKVNFYIINATKLAREIGLKNRTNTIMQSAFFKLADIIPFADAQKYMKEYAHKAYAKKGEAIVEMNYKAIDMGADGLVKVAVDPSWANLTDDASAEEKYVGDEFIEKIVKPINAARGDSLPVSAFVGFEDGHFKSGTTQYEKRGIGVMVPKWIEGNCIQCNQCAFVCPHAVIRPFLIDENELAAAPQTVQDHVLDAKGKEVKGLKYKIQVSPLDCTGCELCAQICPSKEKSLVMVPLAEEMEWHEQENADYLFKKVTYKDDLMSKDSVKGVGFAQPLFEFHGACPGCGETPYIGLVTRLFGDRMIVANATGCSSIYGGSAPSTPYTTNKEGKGVAWANSLFEDNAEFGMGMNVAVETLRHRIEDVMLRTKDAAPNALAALYSDWIAHKNDGEKTTQIAKILMPILEQNLDVEGVKEILELKRYLVKKSQWIIGGDGWAYDIGFGGLDHVLASGENVNVLVLDTEVYSNTGGQSSKSSRAGSIAQFTASGKPMQKKDLGYIAMTYGNIFVAQINSNASQANTIKAIAAAEAYDGPSLVIAYSPCIAHGIKGGMAYSGGQGELATKCGYWPTYVYDPRLIKEGKNPLKMTSKEPDWSLYEEFLLNEVRYNSLKKTNPEHADELLAKNKADAQRRYRQLKRLSLADFSDEIESSAPESAEDTSAGTATE
- a CDS encoding DNA-deoxyinosine glycosylase; this translates as MSQRHPFKPIFDKNSKILILGSFPSVISRKFGFYYANPQNRFWRVLAGILNAPLPGSTDEKIDFLLASRIAIYDAAISCEIKGSSDAKMTAVEPANLEPIFSGARIAQVFSNGGKAHEICEKYLKAQILNATGKPPLKLPSTSSANANFGFERLVQDWAVVAEALKDG